Genomic window (Rhodohalobacter sp. SW132):
CAAACCATCCAGACACACTGTGATTGAAGAACCTGATGTTGCAGCGATTCGCGAAAAGTACGACATGACCCAACAGGAATTTTCTTCCCTGCTTGGTATCAGTGTTGGTACCCTTCGAAACTGGGAACAAGGAAGGCGTAAACCTCAGGGGCCGGCCAAAGTACTTTTGAAAATTGCGGAAAAGAGGCCGAAAGCAATTTTGGAGTCTTTATCGTAAACTGTTCGTCAAATAACCAGCGGTTCGTGTGGATTCGTTTTGACTTAGGGACATTGGATCATTTATCGCCTCACCGCACAACCGCCAAACCGTTAGGTTTAAAACGAATAATATTTTAAATCAATATTTATGTTTATAGATTCTGAATTGTATTTAATCTTGGGACTTGCAATAATTCTAGTCTTAATTTTCACTATCGGCTTCAAGTTTTGGGAGGGCGAAAAACAAGATGAATTAGATAAAGCAATTTCACTGCTAAAAATTAATATTTTCGGAGTAGGTTTTCTATCAATAGTCTTATGGTTTATGCTTCCTATAACTTCAACACTTAGTACGTTTGGGTTTCCTGAAACTATCAATGAGATACAATCAAATGAGCAATTACTTGATTATTTACAGAAATATAATAAAGCAATTGTACGCACAACTGAAATAGTTCATTGGTTTATTTTCATCTTTGTTTGGGGATTTTTAACATCACTTTACTCTATCATAAAAACATTCAAAAGTTTACGTGAAGAGCATTATTCTAAAAATGTGGAGGATAAGTTTAACACCTAACAAAGTGGCTAAAGCGGACGAGTTTGCGATTTGGACCTGTATTAAATTATAATGCCTCGCCGCTAATTTACCAGACCGTTATTTTCTCTGATTGAACATATTCATCAATCTCATTATAAAAACGTAACTATGATTCATCATCGATCAAATAATACGATACGATTTGTACTGGGAATGATATTTTTAACAATGTTAACCTCCGAAGGTTTTTCGCAGGGGTTTACTTCGCCTATTCAATGGCATCATTCGATCCACGAAGCACGTGTATCTGCTTTAGGCCAGTCTACAGCTGCTCTCAACAACGGAACTTCTTACCATGCGAACCCTGCTATTCCATTAGAAAATGGGGTTTTGAGTTTGTCAAGCTTTCTTTTTTCCGTTACAGCTTTTGATTCACCTACTGACGGAGCCAATTTATATAGTCCGGCTGTAAGTTTTGCACA
Coding sequences:
- the nadS gene encoding NadS family protein, with the protein product MNDEMFNELLESVKQAGDIRKGKRKPSRHTVIEEPDVAAIREKYDMTQQEFSSLLGISVGTLRNWEQGRRKPQGPAKVLLKIAEKRPKAILESLS